In Geotalea uraniireducens, one genomic interval encodes:
- a CDS encoding hemolysin family protein, translating into MEEGPGRKGSGLIEMFNRFLSGRKRITEEEIQEIIDASEEEGLINQEENEMIRSIFELRDTVVREIMVPRTDMASVPADASVGQVLNTIIGCGHSRIPVYDGTVDNIVGLIYAKDLLKYWGIGDATITLRRIMRPPYFIPETKNLEELLQEFKRKRVHIAIVIDEYGGTSGLVTIEDLLEQIVGDIQDEYDVEEEWLVEETGGSVVVDARLPIEELEEHFGIEIERDKFDTVAGLIFHLTGRIPQIGEEIESEELRMTVLEASERTIKKVRIVRRSPAAEEAEA; encoded by the coding sequence TTGGAAGAAGGCCCAGGTAGGAAAGGGAGCGGACTGATCGAAATGTTCAACCGGTTTCTCTCGGGAAGAAAACGGATCACCGAGGAGGAAATCCAGGAAATCATCGATGCCAGCGAAGAAGAAGGGCTGATCAACCAGGAAGAAAACGAGATGATCCGCTCCATCTTCGAGCTGCGCGATACCGTGGTCCGGGAGATCATGGTGCCGCGGACCGACATGGCCAGCGTGCCGGCCGATGCCTCTGTCGGCCAGGTGCTCAACACCATTATCGGCTGCGGGCATTCGCGCATTCCGGTCTACGACGGCACGGTCGACAATATCGTCGGCCTCATCTACGCCAAGGACCTGCTCAAGTACTGGGGGATCGGCGATGCGACGATCACCCTGCGCCGGATCATGCGCCCCCCCTATTTCATCCCGGAAACCAAGAATCTCGAGGAACTGCTCCAGGAGTTCAAGCGGAAACGGGTCCATATCGCCATCGTCATCGACGAATATGGTGGGACCTCCGGGCTGGTGACCATCGAGGACCTGCTCGAACAGATCGTCGGTGACATCCAGGACGAATACGATGTCGAAGAGGAGTGGCTCGTCGAGGAGACCGGCGGCTCGGTGGTGGTCGATGCCCGGTTGCCGATCGAGGAGTTGGAGGAGCACTTCGGCATCGAAATCGAGCGGGACAAGTTCGATACGGTGGCCGGGCTGATTTTTCATCTCACCGGCAGGATTCCGCAGATCGGCGAAGAGATCGAGAGCGAGGAGCTGCGGATGACCGTGCTGGAGGCTAGCGAGCGGACCATCAAGAAAGTGCGGATCGTCCGCCGGTCGCCGGCCGCCGAGGAGGCTGAAGCGTAG
- the lnt gene encoding apolipoprotein N-acyltransferase yields MDYQRFRMPDFSAVPRRDYLLAAIAGGLLALSFPSPGFSAFAWVAFVPLLLACGKKTPRQAFRLGLVTGLVGYGGILYWINIVVTLYGKLSWPISLSLYAMLVTYLALYPAAIAWLVRAGEERGISLLVSFPVLWVGLEYLRAFVLTGFPWASLGYSQYRTLPLIQIADITGVYGLSFLIALTNVVIYRIIRGFAGRERPPYPLKSAALLVVLLVATVAYGFNRLNRPETGTPFRVALIQGDIDQNLKWDPAFQEATVAIYERLSRQACATGPTDLLVWPESAAPFYFQDDEKYAARIRNLARELKTCAVIGSPAYIRADGATKYLNSAFLLSPWGDVLGRSDKIHLVPFGEYVPMAKLLPFVNKMVAGIGDFSPGAKVASLETGKGPIGILICFEGIFPELSRAYVRAGSRLLVNITNDAWFGRSSAPYQHLSMTVFRAVENRVPLVRAANTGITAIVDTKGHIRGMTHIFEEAVLTGEVKLGTDRTFYTRHGDWFAGLCLAASGVVALLAFRKRKSH; encoded by the coding sequence GTGGATTACCAGCGGTTTCGGATGCCGGACTTTTCCGCCGTCCCGCGGCGGGACTACCTGCTGGCGGCGATCGCCGGCGGGCTCTTGGCGCTCTCCTTCCCCAGCCCCGGCTTTTCGGCCTTCGCCTGGGTGGCGTTTGTCCCGCTGCTGCTCGCCTGCGGCAAGAAGACGCCCCGACAGGCGTTCCGGCTCGGTCTGGTGACCGGACTCGTCGGTTACGGCGGCATTCTGTACTGGATCAACATCGTTGTCACCCTGTACGGCAAGCTTTCCTGGCCGATCAGCCTGTCGCTCTATGCGATGCTGGTGACCTATCTGGCACTTTATCCGGCGGCAATTGCCTGGCTGGTCCGGGCAGGGGAGGAGCGGGGGATTTCGCTGCTCGTCTCATTTCCGGTGCTGTGGGTTGGCCTTGAGTATCTGCGGGCCTTCGTCCTCACCGGCTTTCCGTGGGCCAGCCTCGGCTATTCCCAGTATCGTACCCTGCCGCTGATCCAGATCGCCGACATTACCGGCGTCTACGGGTTGAGCTTTCTCATCGCCCTGACAAATGTGGTGATTTACCGGATCATCCGGGGCTTTGCCGGGCGGGAACGACCTCCCTATCCGCTGAAGAGCGCGGCGCTGCTCGTCGTATTGCTGGTTGCCACGGTTGCCTACGGTTTCAACCGGCTGAATCGTCCCGAGACCGGCACCCCGTTCCGGGTCGCCCTGATACAGGGGGATATCGATCAGAACCTCAAGTGGGACCCGGCGTTCCAGGAGGCGACGGTCGCCATTTACGAGCGGCTGTCGCGCCAGGCCTGCGCAACGGGACCGACCGATTTGCTGGTCTGGCCCGAGAGTGCGGCGCCGTTTTATTTCCAGGACGACGAAAAGTATGCCGCCCGGATTCGCAACCTGGCCCGGGAACTGAAAACCTGTGCGGTGATCGGCAGCCCCGCCTACATCCGGGCAGACGGTGCCACCAAATATCTGAACAGCGCGTTTCTCCTGTCGCCGTGGGGAGATGTCCTGGGACGGAGCGACAAGATCCACCTCGTACCCTTCGGCGAATACGTGCCGATGGCCAAGCTGCTTCCCTTCGTCAACAAGATGGTCGCCGGCATCGGCGACTTTTCGCCGGGGGCGAAAGTTGCCTCGCTGGAGACCGGCAAGGGGCCGATCGGTATCCTGATCTGCTTCGAGGGGATCTTCCCCGAGCTGTCGCGGGCCTATGTCCGGGCCGGCAGCCGCTTGCTGGTCAATATCACCAACGACGCTTGGTTTGGCCGCTCGTCCGCGCCGTACCAGCACCTGTCGATGACGGTATTCCGAGCGGTGGAAAATCGCGTGCCGCTCGTCCGGGCCGCCAATACCGGCATAACCGCCATTGTCGACACCAAAGGGCATATTCGGGGGATGACCCATATTTTCGAGGAGGCGGTCCTGACCGGCGAGGTTAAGCTGGGAACCGACCGAACCTTCTATACCCGCCATGGCGACTGGTTTGCCGGGCTCTGCCTGGCGGCTTCCGGAGTCGTGGCCCTGCTGGCGTTCCGGAAGCGAAAAAGCCACTAG